One genomic segment of Blattabacterium sp. (Blaberus giganteus) includes these proteins:
- the metG gene encoding methionine--tRNA ligase, with the protein MKKSNNKYTVTAALPYANGPIHIGHLAGVYLPADVFVRYLRRRKIDVIFICGSDEHGVPIAMQAKKEKKTPQEIVNKYHSMIKDCFNNFGIQFDHYSRTSTKIHHEISISFFKKFHEKKKIFEKISEQYYDKEAQQFLADRYISGTCPHCKNEEAYGDQCENCGSSLIPEDLIYPKSTISGSFPVLKKTKHWYFPLNQYQKLLEKWILINHKKDWKINVYGQAKSWLDKGLKPRAITRDLNWGVPVPKHPGKVLYVWFEAPIGYISATIEWARQKKKDWKPYWKNEKTKLIQFIGKDNIVFHCIIFPVILKAYNSGYILPDQILANEFLHLENKKISTSKNWAVWVHEYLKDFPNQQDTLRYILIANMPEKKDNNFNWIDFQRKNNTELVAILGNFVNRSLTLIQKYNKGIVPHPEMLSIKDKNILTKIKNYPEHIGNLIESYKFRESLACFMDLARLGNKYLTEEEPWNKKKEKRINTILYVSLQIVGMLAQLAEPFLPHTAKKLLNMLRLKTFFWNRIKNIEEILCPGHVLGNTTFLFKKINNESIEKQIKKLEKIQK; encoded by the coding sequence ATGAAAAAATCAAATAATAAATATACAGTCACTGCTGCTTTACCTTATGCAAATGGACCAATTCATATAGGACATTTGGCGGGAGTTTATTTGCCTGCAGATGTTTTTGTTCGTTATCTAAGACGAAGAAAAATAGATGTTATTTTTATATGTGGATCTGATGAACATGGAGTCCCTATTGCTATGCAAGCTAAAAAAGAAAAAAAAACTCCTCAAGAAATAGTAAATAAATATCATTCTATGATTAAAGATTGTTTTAATAATTTTGGGATACAATTTGACCACTATTCCAGAACCTCTACAAAAATTCATCACGAAATTTCTATTTCTTTTTTTAAAAAATTTCATGAAAAAAAAAAAATTTTTGAAAAAATATCTGAACAATATTATGATAAAGAAGCTCAACAATTTTTAGCAGATAGATATATATCTGGTACATGCCCACATTGCAAAAATGAAGAAGCTTATGGAGATCAATGCGAAAATTGTGGAAGTTCGCTAATTCCTGAAGATTTAATATATCCAAAATCAACTATAAGTGGAAGCTTTCCAGTTTTGAAAAAAACCAAACATTGGTACTTTCCTTTAAATCAATATCAAAAATTATTGGAAAAATGGATTTTAATTAATCATAAAAAAGATTGGAAAATAAATGTATATGGACAAGCAAAATCTTGGTTAGATAAAGGATTAAAACCTCGTGCTATAACAAGAGATTTGAATTGGGGAGTTCCTGTTCCAAAACATCCAGGAAAAGTTCTATATGTATGGTTTGAAGCTCCTATAGGATATATTTCTGCTACTATAGAGTGGGCTAGACAAAAAAAAAAAGATTGGAAACCTTATTGGAAAAATGAAAAAACCAAATTAATTCAGTTCATAGGAAAAGATAATATTGTTTTTCACTGCATTATTTTTCCAGTTATACTTAAAGCATATAATAGTGGATATATTCTTCCGGATCAAATATTGGCTAATGAATTTCTTCATTTAGAAAATAAAAAAATATCTACTTCTAAGAATTGGGCTGTATGGGTTCATGAATATTTAAAAGATTTTCCAAATCAACAGGACACACTTCGTTATATTCTCATAGCTAATATGCCCGAAAAAAAAGATAATAATTTTAATTGGATAGATTTTCAAAGAAAAAATAATACTGAATTGGTTGCTATATTAGGAAATTTTGTAAATAGAAGTCTCACTTTAATACAAAAGTACAATAAAGGCATTGTTCCTCATCCTGAAATGTTATCTATAAAGGATAAAAATATTTTAACAAAAATTAAAAATTATCCAGAACATATAGGTAATTTAATTGAATCCTATAAATTTCGAGAATCGTTAGCATGTTTTATGGATTTAGCTAGACTAGGAAATAAATATTTAACAGAAGAAGAACCTTGGAATAAAAAAAAAGAAAAACGTATCAATACTATACTTTATGTATCATTGCAAATTGTTGGGATGTTAGCTCAATTGGCAGAACCTTTTCTTCCACATACGGCAAAAAAATTGTTAAACATGCTTCGTTTGAAAACTTTTTTTTGGAATAGAATAAAAAACATAGAAGAAATTTTATGTCCAGGACATGTATTAGGAAATACCACATTTTTATTTAAAAAAATAAACAACGAAAGTATTGAAAAACAGATAAAAAAACTGGAAAAAATACAAAAATAA
- a CDS encoding DNA translocase FtsK 4TM domain-containing protein produces the protein MNKDKIKKKEKKILKTIFGFFLLGNSIFLFLSFFSFLFHWKNDQSQIEKLFDKEIIAENLLGKMGATVSHYFIHCGIGVSAFFIPVLLFFTGLKILFMNQKLLNNFYKSTIYKLLFFSIWLPIFFYVMIPDQGIFSGIFGFEIGNYLIHLFGKVGLYMLLLTSIIFYLIIIFRISAPTIRNDIKKKIQNINQKIDTRLNTIYQLEMASSFSQEKNFLHSILFSRKKEDFSSIDLKTDLESNKKKIVQILNCYNIEIYEIKASIGPTIILYEIFPKVGTRISKIKNLKNEIALNLSAISIRIIAPIPGKKSIGIEIPNHHRYPVYMKDILFSEESNKKSHKMELPISLGKTVFNEIFIVDLAKMPHLLIAGSTGQGKSVGLNVMIIFLLYKKNSKDIKFILIDPKKVELSIYKKISKSYFATLPNSIEPIITDLHEVKNILNSLCKEMDKRYAILEKHKVRNIQEYNKYNKYNLPYIILIIDEFADLNIYNNQKKQIETYITRLAQLARAVGIHLIIATQRPSVDVITGLIKSNFTARIAFKVSSKIDSRTILDCTGAEQLIGKGDLLFSNKNELIRLQCPFMELSDIRKIVDFYGKKNKKNEYFFLPEPDIMNE, from the coding sequence ATGAACAAAGATAAAATAAAAAAAAAAGAAAAAAAAATTCTTAAAACCATTTTTGGATTTTTTTTATTAGGAAATAGTATTTTTTTATTTTTAAGTTTTTTTTCTTTTCTTTTTCATTGGAAAAATGATCAAAGTCAAATAGAAAAACTTTTCGATAAAGAAATTATAGCAGAAAATTTACTCGGAAAAATGGGAGCTACCGTATCTCACTATTTTATTCATTGTGGAATAGGAGTTAGTGCTTTTTTTATTCCTGTACTTCTATTTTTCACAGGATTAAAAATTCTTTTTATGAATCAAAAATTATTAAATAATTTTTACAAATCCACAATATATAAATTACTATTTTTTAGCATATGGCTTCCCATATTTTTTTATGTTATGATCCCTGATCAAGGAATATTCAGTGGAATTTTTGGATTTGAAATAGGAAACTATTTGATTCATTTATTTGGAAAAGTTGGATTATATATGCTTCTTTTGACAAGTATCATTTTTTATTTGATTATCATTTTTCGGATCAGTGCTCCAACCATAAGAAATGACATAAAAAAAAAAATACAAAATATTAACCAAAAAATAGATACAAGATTAAATACAATTTATCAGCTAGAAATGGCTTCTTCTTTCAGTCAAGAAAAAAACTTTCTTCATTCTATTCTTTTTTCTAGAAAAAAGGAGGATTTTTCATCCATTGATTTGAAAACAGATTTAGAATCTAATAAAAAAAAAATAGTTCAAATTCTGAATTGTTATAATATAGAAATATATGAAATCAAAGCGAGTATAGGACCGACTATCATTTTATATGAAATCTTTCCTAAAGTGGGAACACGTATTTCTAAAATTAAAAACTTAAAAAATGAGATAGCCTTAAATTTGTCCGCTATATCCATAAGAATTATAGCTCCCATACCTGGAAAAAAATCCATTGGAATCGAAATCCCCAATCATCATCGTTATCCCGTTTACATGAAAGACATTTTGTTTTCAGAAGAAAGTAACAAAAAAAGTCATAAAATGGAACTTCCTATTTCTTTAGGAAAAACAGTATTTAATGAGATTTTTATTGTAGATTTAGCAAAAATGCCCCATTTACTTATAGCAGGATCAACAGGACAAGGAAAATCCGTAGGATTAAATGTTATGATTATTTTTCTATTATATAAAAAAAATTCAAAAGATATCAAGTTTATTTTAATTGATCCAAAAAAAGTAGAATTATCAATATATAAAAAAATTTCAAAATCTTATTTTGCTACACTTCCGAATTCTATAGAACCCATTATTACAGATTTACACGAAGTAAAAAATATATTAAATTCCTTATGCAAAGAGATGGATAAAAGATATGCTATTTTAGAAAAACATAAGGTTAGAAATATTCAAGAATATAATAAATACAATAAATATAACTTACCTTATATCATATTAATTATTGATGAATTTGCAGATTTAAATATTTACAACAATCAAAAAAAACAAATAGAAACATACATAACCCGGTTAGCACAGTTAGCTCGCGCTGTAGGGATTCATTTAATTATAGCAACACAACGTCCATCAGTAGATGTAATTACGGGATTAATTAAGTCAAATTTTACTGCAAGAATTGCATTTAAAGTGAGTTCTAAAATAGATTCTAGAACCATATTAGATTGTACAGGTGCTGAACAATTAATAGGAAAAGGAGATCTTCTATTTTCTAATAAAAATGAATTGATACGATTACAATGTCCATTCATGGAATTATCAGATATTAGAAAAATCGTTGATTTTTATGGAAAAAAAAATAAAAAAAATGAGTACTTTTTTTTGCCAGAACCGGATATAATGAATGAGTAA
- a CDS encoding 5'-3' exonuclease H3TH domain-containing protein yields MNNNKKLFLIDAYPLIYQSYYAYIRNPLFTSKGINTSPIINFTYFLMNTLNNEKPSYMATIFDAGTSFRKKEYEKYKAHRKKTPEAIYMAIPYIIKILKTFKISFFYAPKGYEADDFIGTIAKIAENKGYIIYIITLDKDFFQLITENIKVYIPPFKGNAKKILGIEEIKEKFGVNHPKQVIDLWSMTGDPSDNIPGLPGVGIKNAMKFIKKYGSIEKLLNSTHDLNGKIQKNIEENKYLGLLSKKLITIVTNIPFFSFHEEKFYIKKPNWHSIKKIFGELEFIKLLKKAHEYYKFKTKE; encoded by the coding sequence ATGAATAATAATAAAAAATTATTTTTAATTGACGCATATCCTCTTATTTATCAGAGTTATTATGCTTATATACGGAATCCCCTTTTCACTTCTAAAGGAATCAACACTTCGCCTATCATAAATTTCACATATTTTTTAATGAACACATTGAATAACGAAAAACCATCCTATATGGCTACTATTTTTGATGCTGGAACTTCTTTCAGAAAGAAAGAATATGAAAAATATAAAGCGCACAGGAAAAAAACACCGGAAGCTATTTACATGGCTATTCCTTATATTATCAAAATTTTAAAAACCTTTAAAATTTCTTTTTTTTATGCTCCTAAGGGATATGAGGCCGATGATTTTATCGGAACCATAGCTAAAATAGCAGAAAATAAAGGATATATTATTTATATAATCACTTTAGATAAAGATTTTTTTCAACTAATAACAGAAAATATTAAAGTTTATATTCCACCTTTTAAAGGAAATGCAAAAAAAATCTTGGGTATAGAAGAAATAAAAGAAAAATTTGGGGTAAATCATCCAAAACAAGTTATAGATTTATGGAGTATGACGGGAGATCCTTCTGATAATATACCAGGATTGCCAGGAGTCGGAATAAAAAATGCCATGAAATTTATTAAAAAATATGGAAGTATTGAAAAATTATTAAATTCAACTCATGATCTTAACGGAAAAATTCAAAAAAACATTGAAGAAAATAAATATTTAGGTCTTTTATCAAAAAAATTAATTACTATTGTTACTAATATTCCCTTTTTTTCTTTTCATGAAGAAAAATTTTATATAAAAAAACCAAATTGGCATTCCATAAAAAAAATATTCGGAGAACTTGAGTTTATAAAATTGTTAAAAAAAGCTCATGAATATTATAAATTTAAAACGAAAGAATAA